Proteins encoded together in one Chitinophagaceae bacterium window:
- the gldE gene encoding gliding motility-associated protein GldE, with product MESSLSDGDYEQRFGLLIQFIAPLSPELLIVGILILILIVCSSLVSGSEVAFFSLNNNHFQELKNNYHTAGDTLIKLLEKPRYLLATILISNNLINISIIILSYFLFESLFDFTGNELLGFLINVIGITFVLVLLGEVVPKVYATEHNLKFALFMSLPLLFLTKLFKPISYIMVKSSGVIERRFQDKQHNITISDLNEAIDITVKPSDDKEEIKILKGLVKFGNITVKQIMTARVDMVAVDEKSSLKEILELIKESGFSRIPVFKEDVDHISGILHVKDIIRILEHEDDLNYDWRPIIRNAFYVPETKKIDDLLEEIQSNRNHMAIVVDEYGGTSGLVTLEDILEEVVGDIQDEFDDKDELNYTRIDKNTFIFDGKTQINDFCRYLSIDTTTFDDVKQDADSLAGLVLELSGRFLKKNESIQYENFRFTVISIDKFRIENIKVTILDGEVS from the coding sequence TTGGAAAGTAGTCTTTCTGATGGAGATTATGAGCAACGTTTTGGCTTGCTCATACAATTTATAGCGCCTCTGAGCCCGGAATTACTCATTGTAGGCATTCTCATACTTATTTTAATAGTATGTTCCTCATTAGTTTCAGGCTCTGAGGTAGCTTTTTTTTCTTTGAATAATAATCATTTTCAGGAGCTTAAAAACAATTACCATACTGCCGGTGATACACTTATAAAGCTTTTGGAAAAACCTCGCTATTTATTGGCGACCATTTTAATTTCTAATAATCTGATTAATATTTCAATCATTATTCTATCTTATTTCCTGTTTGAAAGTCTTTTTGATTTTACCGGAAATGAGTTATTAGGCTTTTTGATCAATGTTATTGGAATCACTTTTGTTTTAGTTTTATTGGGTGAAGTTGTACCAAAAGTATACGCAACTGAGCATAACTTGAAATTTGCTTTGTTTATGTCTTTACCACTTTTGTTCCTGACAAAGTTGTTTAAACCAATCAGCTACATAATGGTAAAGTCCAGTGGAGTGATTGAGCGTCGCTTTCAGGATAAACAACATAATATAACAATAAGTGACTTAAATGAAGCCATTGATATTACTGTCAAACCTTCAGATGATAAGGAAGAAATAAAGATTTTGAAAGGACTTGTAAAGTTTGGCAATATTACTGTTAAGCAAATCATGACAGCCAGAGTAGACATGGTAGCTGTAGATGAAAAAAGCTCTCTCAAAGAAATTCTTGAATTGATAAAAGAGTCCGGCTTTTCTAGAATTCCGGTTTTTAAGGAAGATGTTGACCACATATCCGGCATACTGCACGTGAAAGATATCATTCGCATATTAGAACATGAAGATGATTTAAATTACGACTGGCGGCCAATAATCAGAAATGCTTTTTATGTTCCGGAAACAAAGAAAATTGATGATTTGCTGGAAGAAATACAATCTAACCGTAACCACATGGCTATAGTCGTCGATGAGTATGGAGGTACTTCCGGACTGGTTACTCTCGAAGATATTTTAGAAGAAGTGGTAGGGGATATACAGGATGAATTTGATGATAAGGATGAGTTAAACTACACACGTATTGATAAGAATACATTTATCTTTGATGGTAAGACTCAAATTAATGATTTTTGCCGCTATCTGAGTATAGATACCACTACTTTTGATGATGTCAAGCAAGATGCTGACTCATTAGCCGGCTTAGTTTTGGAGCTATCCGGACGATTTTTGAAAAAAAATGAAAGCATACAGTATGAAAACTTCCGGTTTACCGTTATTTCAATTGACAAGTTCCGAATTGAAAATATAAAAGTAACCATTTTAGATGGTGAAGTATCTTAA
- the ssb gene encoding single-stranded DNA-binding protein codes for MRGLNKVMLIGHLGKDPEVPQLSNSTNKLAKFPLATSESYKDKSGQLITQTEWHNVVIWGNLADIASNYLKKGSHVYVEGKIRTRSYDKDGQKMWFTEIVADSFQMLDKKSDNEGGSNYDSEPQGQMSSQQSDVSNKNDDDDLPF; via the coding sequence ATGAGAGGATTAAACAAAGTAATGCTAATCGGGCACCTGGGAAAAGACCCTGAAGTGCCGCAGCTTTCAAATTCAACCAACAAGCTTGCTAAATTTCCATTAGCAACTTCAGAAAGCTACAAAGACAAATCAGGTCAGTTAATTACTCAAACAGAGTGGCATAATGTTGTCATTTGGGGAAATTTGGCTGACATTGCTTCAAACTATCTGAAGAAAGGTAGTCATGTGTATGTTGAGGGTAAGATTCGTACTCGTTCTTACGATAAGGACGGGCAAAAAATGTGGTTTACGGAAATTGTTGCTGACAGTTTTCAGATGTTAGATAAAAAGTCTGATAATGAAGGTGGAAGCAACTATGACAGCGAGCCACAAGGCCAAATGTCAAGCCAGCAATCAGACGTCAGCAACAAAAATGATGATGATGATTTACCTTTCTAA
- the mutY gene encoding A/G-specific adenine glycosylase, with product MHLDNMEDNPSEGKNKKLFFTKELMHWEGHKKRLMPWKYEKDPYKIWLSEIILQQTRVEQGKSYYNKFISNYPDVDSLANTPIDNVLKDWEGLGYYSRAKNLHTAANQIVKEYNSNFPDNFEDILKLKGVGTYTASAISSFAFNIPKAVLDGNVIRILARYFGIGEPYNKASTKRNFQKLADELIDMSNPAKYNQLIMDYGALICKPTSPDCENCVLQPKCFAFQNDNIKKYPVKIAKAQKKKRYFYYFIIENGEEIVLNKRSEKDVWSGLYDFPHVEYETEQNVEKACEDFFTIQKLENISMKDTKRAIFNYKQTLSHQFIFSFFIRINELQPQELYPNYHVVKKNILKKMPFPKTIAWYFKKCYLTLIL from the coding sequence ATGCATTTGGATAATATGGAAGATAATCCTTCAGAGGGTAAAAATAAGAAGCTTTTTTTTACAAAAGAGTTAATGCATTGGGAAGGGCATAAGAAGAGACTAATGCCCTGGAAGTACGAAAAGGATCCTTATAAAATATGGCTATCAGAAATAATTTTACAACAAACCAGAGTAGAGCAGGGGAAGAGTTATTACAACAAGTTTATTTCTAACTATCCGGATGTAGATTCTCTGGCAAATACCCCTATAGATAATGTACTAAAAGATTGGGAAGGTTTAGGCTACTACAGTCGGGCTAAGAACTTACATACAGCTGCTAATCAGATTGTTAAAGAGTATAACAGCAATTTCCCTGATAATTTTGAAGATATATTGAAGTTAAAGGGAGTCGGTACGTACACAGCTTCTGCAATATCCAGCTTTGCATTTAATATTCCAAAAGCGGTATTAGACGGCAATGTTATTCGAATTTTGGCCCGCTATTTTGGGATAGGTGAACCATATAATAAAGCCTCAACCAAAAGAAACTTTCAGAAATTGGCAGATGAACTTATTGATATGTCGAACCCGGCAAAATATAATCAGTTGATTATGGATTACGGCGCTTTAATATGCAAGCCTACATCACCTGATTGTGAGAATTGTGTTTTGCAACCAAAATGTTTTGCCTTTCAAAACGATAATATTAAAAAATATCCGGTCAAAATAGCAAAGGCACAAAAAAAGAAACGTTACTTTTACTATTTTATAATTGAAAACGGAGAAGAAATAGTTTTAAATAAAAGAAGTGAGAAAGATGTTTGGTCAGGTTTATATGATTTTCCGCATGTAGAGTATGAAACTGAACAAAATGTTGAAAAAGCATGTGAAGATTTTTTTACAATACAGAAGTTGGAAAACATTTCGATGAAAGACACTAAGCGAGCTATATTTAACTATAAGCAAACATTGTCACACCAATTTATTTTCTCTTTTTTTATCCGTATAAATGAATTGCAACCACAGGAATTATACCCTAATTATCATGTAGTGAAAAAAAACATTTTAAAAAAAATGCCATTTCCAAAGACAATTGCTTGGTATTTTAAAAAATGTTATTTAACTTTAATATTATAA
- a CDS encoding thiamine pyrophosphate-binding protein: protein MKKSGAELVVYALEQVGVRYTFGIPGVHNTEIYDSLNSSELIKPVLVTHEGSASFMADAISRSTESTGTLVIVPAAGLTHAMSGIGEAYLDGIPMLIITGGVRNDTGMNYQLHQMDQLKLADGIVKGGFLIQKHEEIISTIYKAYDLANSGEPGPVIVEVPANIQMFTGEIDKLHTYQKPELVNKFNQDEIEAAVDLLLKAKRPGIYAGWGSVNSSTYLKEIAEALVAPVATTLQGLSVFDFRHPLHTGMGFGRSAVPAAENAFKDCDCMLAVGVRFAELATGSFGVKVPENLIHIDINPEVFNKNYPAKISIEGDATQVLKQISESLKNRNHKPDRDIKVFSAQIASDKEKYFSEWEKHNSKDRVNPYLLFKNLRNQIADDAFVLTDDGTHTFLTEELMPSYLPGHFLSPSDFNCMGYCVPATIAVKLAHPDKDVVGIVGDGAFMMTCMEIVTAAANKIGSVHIIFNDGELGQIAQFQQIPLNRKTCTVLGKVNFEGVAMATGAHYIRLDDNSKIEESVKESLQTSAKGIPVILDVVVDYSKKTKFSLGVVKTNLGRFSFKDKLRFLGRAVKRHAFG, encoded by the coding sequence ATGAAAAAATCAGGAGCAGAGTTAGTTGTATATGCTTTAGAACAAGTTGGAGTCAGGTATACATTTGGAATACCCGGTGTTCATAATACGGAAATTTATGATTCACTAAACTCCAGTGAGTTGATAAAGCCTGTACTGGTAACTCATGAAGGAAGTGCTTCTTTTATGGCCGACGCAATTAGTCGTTCAACAGAATCAACTGGCACACTTGTTATAGTTCCGGCTGCCGGTTTAACTCATGCCATGAGTGGAATAGGAGAGGCTTATCTGGATGGAATACCCATGCTGATTATTACGGGAGGCGTCAGAAATGATACCGGAATGAATTATCAGCTTCATCAAATGGATCAACTTAAATTAGCGGATGGAATTGTAAAAGGTGGTTTTTTAATTCAGAAACACGAGGAGATTATTAGCACTATTTACAAAGCTTATGATTTGGCAAATTCCGGAGAACCGGGGCCTGTGATTGTTGAGGTGCCTGCTAATATTCAAATGTTTACCGGTGAAATAGATAAGTTACATACATATCAAAAGCCGGAATTAGTCAATAAATTTAATCAGGATGAAATAGAGGCAGCCGTAGATTTATTGCTAAAGGCAAAAAGACCGGGCATTTACGCCGGTTGGGGAAGTGTTAACTCCTCAACTTATTTGAAAGAAATAGCGGAGGCATTAGTTGCACCTGTGGCAACAACTCTTCAGGGATTGAGTGTTTTTGATTTCAGACACCCGCTTCATACGGGCATGGGTTTTGGAAGGTCAGCGGTTCCGGCGGCTGAGAATGCTTTCAAAGATTGTGATTGTATGTTGGCTGTAGGGGTGCGTTTTGCTGAATTAGCTACCGGTAGTTTTGGAGTAAAAGTGCCTGAAAATTTAATTCATATAGATATAAATCCGGAAGTTTTTAACAAGAATTATCCGGCAAAAATAAGTATAGAAGGAGATGCCACTCAGGTGTTAAAGCAAATTTCAGAAAGTTTGAAAAATAGAAATCATAAGCCGGACAGAGATATAAAAGTGTTTTCTGCCCAAATTGCTTCCGATAAAGAAAAATATTTTTCAGAATGGGAAAAGCATAATAGTAAAGACAGGGTTAACCCGTATCTTTTATTTAAAAACCTCAGAAATCAAATTGCTGATGATGCATTTGTTCTTACAGACGATGGTACACACACTTTTCTGACAGAAGAATTGATGCCGTCTTATCTTCCCGGACATTTTTTGTCTCCGAGTGACTTTAACTGTATGGGGTATTGTGTTCCGGCTACTATTGCTGTAAAATTGGCTCATCCGGATAAAGATGTAGTTGGAATTGTCGGTGATGGGGCTTTTATGATGACTTGTATGGAAATTGTAACTGCAGCAGCAAACAAAATAGGTTCAGTCCATATAATTTTTAATGATGGTGAGTTAGGACAGATTGCTCAATTTCAGCAAATCCCTTTAAACCGTAAAACCTGTACTGTTTTGGGAAAAGTTAACTTTGAAGGTGTAGCAATGGCTACCGGGGCTCACTATATAAGATTAGATGACAACAGTAAGATAGAAGAGTCAGTAAAAGAATCTCTTCAAACCTCTGCTAAAGGAATACCGGTAATTTTAGATGTGGTTGTCGATTACTCGAAGAAGACGAAGTTTAGTCTGGGTGTTGTCAAAACAAATCTTGGCAGATTCTCGTTTAAAGACAAGTTACGATTTTTAGGGAGAGCAGTAAAGCGACATGCATTTGGATAA